CCTCGTCCTGACCGCCCCCGCGACCGCCGCCGCCGACCCCTACACCGTCACCGCGTTGAAGGTCACGGTCCGGGCCGGTGAACGCCAGTGCACCCTCGACACGGACGTCTACCGCCCGGCCGGCGCCGACGCCGCCCACCCCGCGCCCGCCGTGCTGACCACCAACGGCTTCGGCGGCAACAAGGCGGACGGCCCGACCGACGCCCTCGCCAAGGCTCTCGCCGCCCGCGGCTATGTGGCACTGGCCTACTCCGGACTCGGGTTCGGCAAGACCGGCTGCCCGATCTCCCTCGACGACCCCGGGACCGACGGCCGGGCGGCGAGCGGGCTGGTCGACCTGCTGGCGGGTACCCGTACGGCCGACAACGGGACGCGTATCGACTACGTGACCAAGGACGGGACCGGCGATCCGCGGGTCGGCATGATCGGCGGGTCCTACGGCGGTGCGGTCCAGCTGGCCACCGCCTCCCGCGACCACCGTCTCGACGCGCTGGTGCCGCTCATCACCTGGAACGACCTCTCCTACTCCCTCGACCCCAACAACGCGGGGCGTACGCGGGGCGTCACCGGGCCGCTGCCCGGTGCGTACAAGTGGCAGTGGACGAACGGGTTCTTTCTGATCGGTGAGGCGCAGGGGCTGCTGCATCCGAACCTCGACCCGTCGCGGACCGGCGGCGCCGGCTGTCTGCACTTCGTCGCGCAGGCCTGCGACACCAAGCGGCTGCTGGATTCCGGCAAGTACCCGGCCGGCCGGACCGACGCCGTGCTCCGCTACGCGCGCAGCGTCTCCCCGGTCTCGTACCTGGCGTCGGTCAAGGCGCCGACCCTGCTCGTCCAGGGCGAGGACGACAGCCTGTTCAACCTCAACGAGGCCGCCGCCACCTACCGGGCCCTGGCCGCACAGGGCACCCCGGCCAGGATGATCTGGCAGGCCTGGGGCCACAGCGGCGGGATGAAGAAGCCTGCGAAGGGCGAACTCGACCTGGCACAGGGCAATCTGGAGACCAGCTATGTCGGGCGGCGGATCCTTGCGTGGTTCGACCGGTATCTGCACCACCGGACGGCGACCGGCACCGGCCCGGCCTTCGCGTACTACCGGGACTGGGTGACCGACGGGTCCGCCTATGCCACCTCCCGCGTCTTCCCGGCGGGCGGCAGCCGGCGGCTGTACCTCTCCGGCGACGGCAAACTCGTCGCCCGTCGCGGCGAGGTGGCGCGCGGCAGCCGGGAGTACCGCAATCTGCGGACGGCCACCAGCCACTCGGAGAGTTCGCTGGCCGGGCTGCTCGGCCTGCCGGACGCGGCGCCGTACGACGCCAGGGGCACCTACCTGGACTGGACATCGAAGCCGGTGGCGGGCGGGCCGGTGGACGTGGTCGGTGCGCCCAGGGTGACGCTGAAGGTTTCCTCGCCGCGGGCCGAGCAGGTGCAGAACTCCTCGGACGCGGCCGACAAGCTGGTGCTCTTCGCCAAGCTCTACGACGTCGCGCCGGACGGCAGGAAGACGCTGGTGCACCGGTTGGTGGCCCCGGCCCGGGTGCCCGATGTGACCCGGAGGTTCACCGTGGAACTGCCGGGCATCGTGCACCGTTACGAGCCGGGGCACCGACTGCGCTTCGTCATCGCCGCGAGCGACGATGCCTATGCGGGCAATCGAGGGGTGAAGCCGGTGACGGTCTCCAGTACGCCCGGGGAGACCGGGGTACTCGAACTTCCCGTCACACAAGGGGTGTTGCGGTAGCGGATGGGGTGGATGCCGTAGGGACAAGTAGGTGGGCGGAACGTGTCGGGCGCACCGCGGTGCCGGGTGTCAGCCGGGGACCGCGCGCGTCAGCCGGGCCGTCCGCGAGGGTGGTGGCTCAGTCGTCCGTGACCGTGATGGCCTGTACGGGGCAGGCGCGGGCGGCCTCCCGCACCAGCGGGTCGCCCGCGCCGTCCTCACGGCCGGGCAGCAGGGCGCTGAAGCCGTCGTCGTCCTGGGTGAACACTCCCGGCGCGGTCAGGGCGCACTGGCCGGCGCCGATACAGATGTCGGTGTCGATCGTGATCCGCATCCCGGACCCCTTTCCTTCGTCTGCCGTCATGGCTGCTACCAGGCCAGCGGCAGTTCGATCATTCCTTGCAGGGTGTCGCCCGGCTTGAAGGGGATCTCGGCGGCCGGCACGGCGAGCCGCAGGTCCGGGATCCGGGTGAACAGCGAGCGCAGTGCGATCTCCATTTCCGCCCGGGCGAGGTTCTGCCCCAGGCACTGGTGGATCCCGAAGCCGAACGCCACGTGGTGGCGCGCGGAACGGTCGAGGTCCAGTTCGTCCGGCGACGGATAGGTGGCCTCGTCCCGG
This Streptomyces decoyicus DNA region includes the following protein-coding sequences:
- a CDS encoding alpha/beta fold hydrolase, coding for MSRGVSRPVLRRSLAVLAGSALAAPLVLTAPATAAADPYTVTALKVTVRAGERQCTLDTDVYRPAGADAAHPAPAVLTTNGFGGNKADGPTDALAKALAARGYVALAYSGLGFGKTGCPISLDDPGTDGRAASGLVDLLAGTRTADNGTRIDYVTKDGTGDPRVGMIGGSYGGAVQLATASRDHRLDALVPLITWNDLSYSLDPNNAGRTRGVTGPLPGAYKWQWTNGFFLIGEAQGLLHPNLDPSRTGGAGCLHFVAQACDTKRLLDSGKYPAGRTDAVLRYARSVSPVSYLASVKAPTLLVQGEDDSLFNLNEAAATYRALAAQGTPARMIWQAWGHSGGMKKPAKGELDLAQGNLETSYVGRRILAWFDRYLHHRTATGTGPAFAYYRDWVTDGSAYATSRVFPAGGSRRLYLSGDGKLVARRGEVARGSREYRNLRTATSHSESSLAGLLGLPDAAPYDARGTYLDWTSKPVAGGPVDVVGAPRVTLKVSSPRAEQVQNSSDAADKLVLFAKLYDVAPDGRKTLVHRLVAPARVPDVTRRFTVELPGIVHRYEPGHRLRFVIAASDDAYAGNRGVKPVTVSSTPGETGVLELPVTQGVLR
- a CDS encoding ferredoxin translates to MRITIDTDICIGAGQCALTAPGVFTQDDDGFSALLPGREDGAGDPLVREAARACPVQAITVTDD